A portion of the Desulfosoma caldarium genome contains these proteins:
- a CDS encoding LemA family protein translates to MCSSSAARTWSPYPIDMMKGSMQHVWGGLERVTQLRTRSLSAGTVKDQASAEGAMSRALGAFFAAAENYPELKANQNFLELQSALGNLEEQIQLARGYDLATVRDLNILVHVLRFGLDVEQQWYEQFVDILAAQSGNA, encoded by the coding sequence ATGTGCAGCTCAAGCGCCGCGCGGACCTGGTCCCCCTATCCTATTGACATGATGAAGGGCTCCATGCAGCACGTATGGGGTGGTCTGGAACGGGTCACACAGCTTCGCACGCGAAGCCTCTCGGCCGGCACCGTGAAAGACCAAGCGTCCGCGGAAGGGGCCATGAGCCGGGCCCTTGGGGCTTTTTTTGCCGCCGCCGAAAACTATCCAGAGCTCAAGGCCAACCAGAATTTTCTGGAACTTCAAAGCGCCCTGGGGAACCTCGAAGAACAGATTCAGTTGGCCCGCGGCTATGATCTTGCCACGGTCCGCGACCTGAACATTTTGGTGCATGTCCTACGCTTTGGCCTGGACGTGGAACAGCAGTGGTATGAACAGTTTGTGGACATCCTGGCGGCCCAAAGCGGCAATGCATGA
- a CDS encoding cation diffusion facilitator family transporter: MLDDEDRKRPMASMLSHEEDRRKARRLQRLVDFALAVIRQGNLSLEEVHRLVEGVRQYAYREYPDKKETYELLYTPRFRRAVVEKYGMQ; encoded by the coding sequence ATGCTGGACGATGAGGATCGAAAACGCCCTATGGCTTCGATGCTTTCCCACGAAGAAGACCGACGTAAGGCGCGCCGCTTGCAACGCCTCGTGGATTTCGCTTTGGCCGTTATACGCCAGGGCAATCTTTCCCTTGAAGAAGTCCACCGGTTAGTGGAAGGGGTCCGTCAATACGCCTACCGCGAATATCCCGACAAGAAAGAGACCTATGAACTTCTCTACACGCCACGATTTCGACGAGCCGTTGTGGAAAAATATGGCATGCAATGA
- a CDS encoding M48 family metallopeptidase — MENHDGRSWPPFYHVKENARAKRVILRVRPETGLVLTVPKGFNPRHIPRILHHHRDWIEKALAGIEDRCRTFRRPDILPQSIFLKAVNTTWAVVYGPGSVKTLELTWTHRPPRLQLQGDVSQVPACCRLLRRWLREEAKRVLTPWVHVVARRTGLSWARVRITTPQTRWGSYSSRGTVSLNAALLFLPPELVEMVIIHELCHSRHSRHDSAFWRLLARHQPDYAQLDAALKHAQDHLPLWYLASFMSKP, encoded by the coding sequence ATGGAAAACCACGATGGCCGATCCTGGCCGCCTTTCTATCACGTGAAGGAAAACGCGCGAGCCAAACGTGTCATTTTACGTGTGCGCCCGGAAACCGGCTTGGTGCTGACAGTCCCCAAGGGCTTTAACCCGCGGCACATTCCCCGCATCCTTCACCACCATCGAGATTGGATTGAAAAGGCCCTTGCCGGCATTGAGGATCGATGCCGCACCTTTCGGCGACCGGACATCCTGCCGCAAAGCATTTTTCTTAAAGCCGTAAACACCACCTGGGCCGTGGTTTATGGACCCGGCTCCGTCAAGACTCTGGAACTCACCTGGACCCACCGCCCGCCACGGCTTCAGCTGCAAGGCGATGTTTCCCAGGTACCCGCATGCTGCCGGCTTTTACGCCGATGGCTCAGAGAAGAAGCCAAACGGGTGCTGACACCTTGGGTGCATGTCGTGGCTCGGCGCACCGGTCTTTCATGGGCGCGGGTCAGAATCACCACGCCACAAACGCGCTGGGGCAGCTACTCTTCGCGAGGCACCGTGAGCCTTAATGCAGCGCTTCTTTTCCTACCTCCAGAGTTGGTGGAGATGGTCATCATCCACGAGCTGTGTCACAGCCGGCATTCTCGGCACGACAGCGCCTTTTGGAGACTGTTGGCCCGCCATCAACCCGACTACGCCCAGCTGGACGCCGCCTTGAAACACGCCCAGGACCACCTCCCCTTATGGTACCTGGCCTCCTTCATGTCAAAGCCGTAA
- a CDS encoding PilZ domain-containing protein: MAAVTSPAKSLRPGAAVDIVLRVDFYREVMDVRRAMIYDVEGTTLVVSRPTPDVKPDHVGRRCTVTFVVRENEFKNRYGVPAKIVELKDNYTIRKGASVQAMILKVLGSVEPFNLRMAYRVRPPITSGIALEVNGERVSILDISTGGARFLSSVRPPLQYRQRVEIVLHLDDTSHAFHAFVVRTREPESRGSVRAAQEVAVQFSGMDKRVREYLAKRILQIDRELRAKGLEKT, translated from the coding sequence GTGGCGGCAGTGACATCTCCAGCGAAGAGTTTGAGGCCCGGGGCCGCCGTCGACATTGTGCTCAGAGTCGATTTCTATCGGGAAGTCATGGACGTGCGTCGTGCCATGATCTATGACGTGGAGGGCACCACCCTAGTGGTGTCCCGCCCCACGCCCGATGTGAAACCGGATCATGTGGGCCGGCGGTGCACGGTCACCTTTGTCGTTCGCGAAAATGAATTCAAGAACCGCTACGGTGTGCCTGCCAAAATCGTCGAGCTAAAGGATAATTATACTATTCGCAAAGGTGCCTCAGTACAGGCCATGATTTTGAAGGTTTTGGGAAGCGTGGAGCCCTTCAATCTGCGCATGGCCTACCGCGTGCGGCCCCCCATTACCAGCGGCATTGCCCTTGAAGTGAACGGGGAGAGAGTCAGCATCTTGGATATTTCCACGGGAGGAGCCCGCTTTCTTTCCTCGGTAAGGCCCCCCTTGCAATATCGCCAGCGTGTGGAAATCGTGTTGCATCTGGACGACACGTCCCACGCGTTCCATGCCTTTGTGGTTCGAACTCGTGAGCCCGAGTCTCGAGGCAGTGTGCGGGCGGCTCAGGAAGTGGCCGTGCAGTTTTCAGGAATGGATAAGCGCGTGCGAGAATACTTGGCCAAGCGCATTTTGCAGATCGATCGAGAATTGCGCGCCAAGGGTCTCGAGAAAACCTGA
- a CDS encoding HesA/MoeB/ThiF family protein yields the protein MTASPFLTTSLEYGGKEVRVVEDADLLAWAAAEGLAPWVAQREALLRGILPVRYLKNLWAITLEEQKVLAESAVFVLGCGGLGGTVAQLLVRAGVGHLVLCDDDLFCPSNLNRQWFSHAQNIGRLKASEAAAQCLRLNPLIRVTVHEERFRAEKAEAWLSPCRVAVDALDNLETRFVLEKVCRSRNIPWIHGAVAGWFGQVSTFLPSSPVGLEAIYGARRERSEVEQALGVPGPTPAVIGSLQATEVLRILTGRPPAYDGRLLYYDGETGTFHMIPLGQTDAHAKESL from the coding sequence GTGACGGCATCGCCTTTTCTGACGACATCGCTGGAATATGGAGGCAAGGAGGTTCGTGTGGTGGAAGACGCGGATCTCTTGGCCTGGGCCGCAGCGGAAGGCCTCGCGCCCTGGGTGGCGCAACGCGAAGCCCTCCTTCGAGGTATTCTTCCCGTTCGGTACCTCAAAAACCTCTGGGCCATCACGCTGGAAGAACAAAAGGTTCTCGCCGAATCCGCCGTCTTCGTTTTGGGCTGCGGCGGGCTGGGCGGGACCGTGGCGCAGCTTCTGGTTCGTGCCGGTGTCGGGCATCTGGTGCTCTGCGACGACGACCTCTTTTGCCCGTCCAACCTGAACCGCCAATGGTTCTCCCATGCCCAAAACATAGGCCGACTTAAGGCATCGGAAGCCGCCGCTCAGTGCCTTCGCCTGAATCCATTGATTCGCGTGACGGTCCATGAGGAACGCTTTCGCGCGGAAAAAGCCGAGGCATGGTTGAGCCCATGCCGCGTGGCCGTGGATGCTCTGGACAACCTCGAAACCCGCTTTGTGCTGGAAAAAGTCTGTCGCTCGCGAAACATTCCCTGGATTCACGGGGCCGTGGCCGGCTGGTTCGGACAGGTCAGCACCTTTCTACCCTCTTCGCCTGTTGGGCTCGAAGCCATCTACGGCGCGCGCCGTGAACGTTCCGAAGTCGAACAAGCCTTGGGGGTGCCGGGGCCGACCCCGGCCGTCATCGGAAGCCTTCAGGCCACGGAAGTGCTGCGCATCCTCACGGGGCGCCCACCGGCTTACGACGGCCGACTCCTTTACTACGACGGCGAAACAGGCACATTTCACATGATTCCATTGGGCCAAACGGATGCTCATGCAAAGGAGTCTTTATGA
- the ftsH gene encoding ATP-dependent zinc metalloprotease FtsH: MDRVKESMGGGGSDHQRRKMHFSFWYFLLALLVISWIHDVMVQQQRIQIAYSQFKELVHQGAVKNLVIDANRITGEITQGDLANRRFATVRVEDPDLVRLLDQHGIAYTGRLENRILEAILSWLLPMAIFILFWGFLIRRMGGGPQGVLSVGKARMKIYAEKQVGITFDDVAGIDEAKVELQEIVEFLKNPEKFQRLGGKIPKGVLLVGAPGTGKTLLAKAVAGEAGVPFFSMSGSDFVEMFVGVGAARVRDLFAQAKQNAPCIIFIDELDALGKARGLNPVGGHDEREQTLNQLLVEMDGFEANSGVIIMAATNRPEILDPALLRPGRFDRHVAVDKPDIRGREAILKIHTRDVQLADDVDLQKVAAMTPGFVGADLANLVNEAALLAARRNKDEVGMAEFQEAIERIIGGLEKKNRAMNPKEKKIVAYHEAGHALVAMSVPNADPVNKVSIIPRGIAALGYTQQMPTEDRYLMTREELLDRLCVLLGGRVAEELVFGDVSTGAQNDLQRATDIARSMVMEYGMSEILGLMSFTREPRSAFLDVGMTPRGREYSEKTAQEIDAEIRRLIEEAYNRVRGILTSKRAYLDQMAQTLLEQEVLEGEALRELESQVRST; the protein is encoded by the coding sequence ATGGACCGCGTCAAGGAATCCATGGGAGGGGGGGGATCCGACCACCAGAGACGCAAGATGCATTTTTCATTCTGGTATTTTCTGCTGGCCCTCTTGGTCATCTCCTGGATTCACGATGTGATGGTCCAGCAACAGCGCATTCAGATTGCCTATTCGCAGTTTAAAGAGTTGGTGCACCAAGGAGCCGTCAAAAACCTGGTGATTGATGCAAATCGCATCACGGGAGAAATCACGCAGGGAGACCTTGCCAATCGACGGTTTGCGACCGTGCGCGTGGAAGACCCCGACTTGGTTAGGCTTTTAGACCAGCACGGCATTGCCTACACGGGGCGCCTGGAAAATCGTATTCTGGAAGCCATTCTCTCCTGGCTTTTGCCCATGGCGATCTTCATTCTCTTTTGGGGTTTTCTTATTCGGCGCATGGGGGGAGGACCCCAGGGGGTTTTGTCGGTGGGGAAGGCTCGCATGAAAATCTATGCCGAAAAACAGGTGGGCATCACCTTTGACGATGTGGCAGGCATCGACGAAGCCAAGGTGGAATTACAGGAGATTGTTGAATTCTTAAAAAATCCTGAGAAATTTCAGCGACTGGGCGGAAAGATTCCCAAAGGCGTCTTGCTGGTGGGCGCTCCGGGTACGGGCAAGACTCTCTTGGCCAAGGCCGTGGCGGGAGAAGCGGGCGTCCCGTTTTTCAGCATGAGCGGGTCCGATTTTGTGGAAATGTTTGTGGGAGTGGGAGCCGCGCGCGTGCGGGATCTGTTTGCGCAAGCCAAGCAGAACGCGCCCTGCATCATCTTCATCGACGAACTGGACGCCCTGGGCAAGGCTCGGGGCTTGAATCCCGTGGGTGGCCATGACGAAAGGGAACAGACCCTGAACCAGCTTTTGGTGGAAATGGACGGCTTTGAAGCCAATTCGGGTGTCATCATCATGGCGGCAACAAACCGCCCGGAAATCCTGGACCCGGCCTTGCTCCGCCCTGGCCGCTTTGATCGTCATGTGGCCGTGGACAAACCGGATATTCGCGGGCGTGAAGCCATCCTCAAGATTCATACTCGCGACGTACAACTGGCCGACGATGTGGACTTGCAAAAGGTTGCCGCCATGACCCCTGGGTTCGTGGGGGCGGATCTGGCCAATCTGGTCAATGAAGCGGCCTTACTTGCGGCACGGCGCAACAAGGACGAAGTGGGCATGGCGGAATTTCAGGAAGCCATTGAGCGCATCATCGGGGGGCTGGAAAAGAAGAATCGGGCCATGAACCCCAAGGAAAAGAAAATTGTGGCGTATCACGAGGCGGGCCACGCCCTGGTGGCCATGAGTGTGCCGAATGCGGACCCGGTGAACAAGGTGTCCATCATTCCTCGAGGTATCGCCGCTCTGGGCTACACGCAGCAGATGCCGACCGAAGACCGCTACCTCATGACTCGAGAAGAACTCCTGGATCGCCTGTGCGTGCTTCTGGGGGGGCGCGTGGCGGAAGAACTGGTCTTTGGTGACGTCTCCACGGGGGCTCAGAACGACCTGCAGCGGGCCACGGACATTGCTCGCAGCATGGTCATGGAATACGGCATGAGCGAAATTCTCGGCCTGATGAGCTTTACGCGGGAACCCCGTAGCGCGTTTCTGGATGTGGGCATGACCCCTCGAGGCCGTGAGTACAGCGAAAAGACGGCACAGGAAATCGACGCCGAGATTCGGCGCCTCATTGAAGAAGCCTACAACCGCGTGCGCGGCATCCTCACGTCCAAACGCGCCTACCTGGACCAGATGGCCCAAACCCTTTTAGAACAGGAAGTCTTGGAAGGGGAAGCCCTTCGTGAACTGGAAAGCCAGGTGCGCAGCACTTGA
- a CDS encoding IS3 family transposase produces the protein MNDRPRRCKPAGVDRQVEQAIDQPIRRYPRYGFRKITIMLCRLMGLMVNKKKAQRIIGRHGWTVFQRNGGGMRPRAQKKPSVAEGPHERWQRI, from the coding sequence GTGAACGACAGACCCCGAAGGTGCAAGCCGGCTGGGGTTGATCGGCAGGTGGAACAGGCCATCGATCAGCCTATTCGGCGTTATCCCCGTTATGGTTTTCGAAAGATCACCATCATGCTTTGTCGGCTTATGGGCTTGATGGTCAACAAGAAAAAGGCCCAGCGAATCATTGGGCGCCATGGTTGGACCGTGTTTCAACGTAATGGAGGAGGCATGCGGCCTCGTGCTCAAAAGAAACCCTCGGTGGCAGAAGGTCCCCATGAGCGTTGGCAACGGATTTGA
- a CDS encoding P1 family peptidase, whose protein sequence is MACNDTLSNDTLTAVGRLRVGHAEVPGGTSGCTVILPEGGAVAGVDIRGGAPGTCGTDSLHPVHLVDRVHGVVLTGGSAFGLATFDGVRRYLKERGVGFTTEYGVVPTVTGAVIFDLGINKGGPTPDAALGMEACLKAQAGPVPQGSVGAGCGATVGKLEGLARATKGGLGSFFTETPRGVRVGALVVVNPFGDVVAPQGGRILAGCRENPESHRFVDTARAMAHRERLRDFSASDHTVLAVVATNARLTKTELTKVAQMAHDGLARVIVPCHTQVDGDTIFALSTEERDPVDVSIVGMLAAQVVEKAIVRAVLLAQSRGGLPAAQDLLHERL, encoded by the coding sequence ATGGCATGCAATGACACGCTCTCAAACGACACCCTGACGGCCGTGGGACGTCTCAGGGTCGGCCATGCGGAAGTGCCCGGCGGAACATCAGGCTGCACGGTAATTCTTCCCGAAGGAGGCGCCGTGGCCGGCGTGGACATACGAGGCGGCGCTCCCGGCACCTGTGGCACCGATAGCCTGCATCCCGTGCATTTGGTGGATCGCGTGCACGGCGTGGTCCTGACCGGAGGTAGTGCGTTTGGGTTGGCCACCTTCGACGGCGTGCGCCGTTACCTTAAAGAACGGGGTGTGGGGTTTACCACCGAATACGGCGTGGTACCCACGGTGACCGGAGCCGTTATTTTTGATTTGGGCATCAACAAAGGCGGCCCAACACCCGATGCCGCGCTGGGTATGGAAGCGTGCCTCAAGGCGCAGGCGGGACCGGTTCCCCAGGGATCCGTGGGGGCCGGGTGCGGGGCCACCGTCGGAAAGCTTGAGGGGCTTGCCCGCGCCACCAAAGGTGGACTGGGATCCTTTTTTACGGAAACGCCTCGCGGCGTGCGTGTTGGCGCCCTGGTGGTGGTCAATCCCTTCGGGGATGTGGTGGCACCACAAGGAGGACGCATTCTTGCCGGATGCCGAGAGAATCCGGAATCCCATCGATTTGTGGATACGGCCCGGGCCATGGCCCATCGAGAACGGCTGCGGGACTTTTCCGCATCCGACCACACCGTGCTGGCCGTGGTCGCCACCAATGCGCGCCTCACCAAAACGGAACTCACCAAGGTCGCCCAGATGGCTCACGATGGGCTGGCCCGCGTCATCGTTCCCTGCCACACGCAAGTGGATGGCGACACGATTTTTGCCCTGAGCACCGAAGAACGGGACCCGGTGGATGTGAGCATCGTGGGGATGCTGGCCGCCCAGGTCGTGGAAAAGGCCATCGTGCGAGCGGTCCTTCTGGCGCAGTCTCGAGGCGGCCTTCCCGCCGCACAGGACCTCCTGCACGAGCGATTGTAG
- a CDS encoding Crp/Fnr family transcriptional regulator has product MFIQQSDLFRDMEHDLIKAFMEISEKEDVAPGRTLFREGDPATHFYVMLKGNVKLSFKEGTYVAYLVSRPGEVFGWSSLFDRDTYSATAEALTETRLVKMPGDRVKAILEKHPESAMRFYRRLCKTLGNRLIKSYEAITSVSHAMTAESHGTGQILSMGTPR; this is encoded by the coding sequence ATGTTTATTCAGCAATCGGATCTCTTTCGTGACATGGAGCATGATCTCATCAAGGCTTTCATGGAGATCAGCGAAAAAGAGGACGTCGCGCCGGGGCGAACATTGTTTCGAGAAGGGGACCCGGCGACCCATTTTTATGTGATGCTCAAAGGCAATGTGAAGCTTTCGTTTAAAGAAGGCACCTATGTGGCTTATCTGGTGAGCCGTCCCGGGGAAGTGTTCGGCTGGTCCAGCCTTTTTGATCGGGACACGTATTCGGCCACGGCAGAAGCCCTGACCGAAACGCGCCTGGTTAAAATGCCCGGGGATCGGGTCAAGGCCATTCTGGAAAAGCATCCGGAAAGTGCCATGCGTTTCTACCGAAGGCTGTGCAAGACGCTGGGAAACCGGTTGATCAAGAGCTATGAAGCCATCACGTCCGTTTCTCACGCCATGACGGCAGAATCTCACGGCACCGGGCAGATCCTCAGCATGGGAACGCCGCGTTGA
- the serC gene encoding 3-phosphoserine/phosphohydroxythreonine transaminase, producing the protein MTDRIYNFNPGPATLPLPTLEEAREALVNYKGSGMSILEISHRSALFEEVLQSAIARVKRLLGLDDRYVVLFMQGGASLQFALVPMNLASDAAPVDYVDTGTWSTKAIKEARILGKNVRVVASSEDKEFTYIPENIPINTDAAYLHITSNNTIRGTQYRSFPYAGSVPLVSDMSSDIFSRVFDPAPFGLIYAGAQKNVGPAGVTLVIVRKDMLERTPANLPTMLKYTTHAEKNSLYNTPPCFAIYMVDLMLKWLEEDIGGLAKMEAINREKAALLYDYMDSQDFYRGTARPDSRSWMNVTFRLPSADLEKKFIDEAQKAGLGGLKGHRSVGGCRASIYNAMPIQGVRALVEFMKDFATRNG; encoded by the coding sequence ATGACCGATCGTATTTACAATTTTAATCCCGGCCCTGCTACATTGCCTTTGCCGACCCTGGAAGAAGCTCGAGAGGCCTTGGTCAACTACAAGGGGTCGGGAATGTCCATTCTGGAAATCAGTCATCGGTCGGCACTGTTTGAAGAGGTGCTGCAGTCGGCCATCGCCCGAGTCAAAAGGCTTCTGGGGTTGGATGACCGATACGTGGTGCTTTTCATGCAGGGTGGAGCCAGCCTGCAATTTGCGCTCGTGCCCATGAACCTGGCTTCCGATGCCGCGCCGGTGGACTATGTGGACACGGGCACCTGGTCCACCAAGGCCATCAAGGAAGCGCGGATTCTGGGCAAGAACGTTCGCGTCGTCGCTTCGTCGGAAGACAAGGAGTTTACTTATATTCCTGAAAATATTCCCATAAACACCGATGCGGCTTACCTTCACATCACCTCCAACAACACCATTCGAGGCACGCAGTATCGATCATTTCCTTACGCGGGTTCCGTGCCGTTAGTGAGCGACATGTCGTCGGATATTTTCAGTCGCGTTTTTGACCCCGCGCCGTTTGGGCTGATCTATGCCGGAGCTCAAAAGAACGTGGGCCCTGCGGGGGTGACGCTGGTCATCGTGCGAAAGGACATGCTGGAACGCACTCCGGCGAATCTGCCGACCATGTTAAAGTACACCACACATGCGGAAAAGAATTCCCTCTACAACACACCACCCTGCTTTGCCATTTACATGGTGGACCTGATGCTTAAGTGGTTGGAAGAAGACATTGGCGGCCTTGCCAAAATGGAAGCCATCAACCGAGAAAAAGCTGCCCTACTTTACGATTACATGGACAGTCAAGATTTCTATCGAGGCACGGCACGGCCAGATTCCCGTTCGTGGATGAACGTGACCTTTCGGTTGCCTTCGGCCGACCTGGAGAAGAAGTTCATCGACGAAGCGCAAAAGGCCGGCCTGGGGGGGCTCAAAGGGCATCGGTCCGTGGGTGGGTGCCGAGCGTCCATCTACAACGCCATGCCGATACAAGGGGTTCGCGCCCTGGTGGAATTCATGAAGGACTTTGCCACAAGGAATGGCTGA
- a CDS encoding leucyl aminopeptidase, protein MEWRHMEGTFSQWRGDIIIFYAWQDEEAPLSGFARWMNSQAPWLKDGRALKDFRAKKAELLLLYAPAEEPVARLLLVGLGKRKDWTLESFRHATAMAVRRCRDLAVERVLLSTAALEDLPESEETLVREALMAATLGLYRYEALKTRDVEKSDFPRELAVCSEGPLPYWPRIVQEGKAVCEGIVLARDLATAPANVVTPSHMAQAAARIASHHGMRYEVVDLDRAKELGMGGFVAVAQGSREPARFIILEHCPQGLENQPPFVLVGKGITFDTGGISIKPAAKMEEMKHDMAGAATVLGTMDAIGHLHIPRRVLALMPCTENMPDGRAYKPGDVVTTHAGLTVEVISTDAEGRMILCDALSYAKQFEPVAMVDLATLTGACVIALGDRVAGLLGNHEGFMRAIQEIGTPLGELFWPLPLYDFYFEDIKSDVADIKNVGNRKAGTIIGAMFLKQFVPDTVPWAHVDIAGTVWADKDLGWIPKGATGFGVRTLVSLVQTWKATKEVER, encoded by the coding sequence ATGGAATGGAGGCATATGGAAGGGACTTTTTCCCAGTGGAGAGGGGATATCATCATTTTTTACGCCTGGCAGGACGAAGAAGCCCCTCTTTCCGGATTCGCCCGATGGATGAACTCTCAGGCGCCTTGGCTCAAGGATGGTCGGGCCCTGAAGGACTTTCGCGCCAAAAAGGCCGAGCTGCTTCTGCTTTACGCTCCGGCCGAAGAACCCGTGGCCCGGCTCCTTCTGGTGGGCTTGGGAAAAAGAAAAGACTGGACCCTGGAAAGTTTTCGCCATGCCACGGCCATGGCCGTGCGCCGCTGCAGGGATCTGGCTGTGGAGCGCGTCCTTCTTTCGACGGCGGCCTTGGAAGACCTTCCGGAAAGTGAAGAAACCCTTGTGCGGGAAGCCCTTATGGCCGCCACGTTGGGCCTGTACCGCTATGAGGCTTTGAAAACCCGCGATGTGGAAAAGTCTGACTTTCCCAGGGAACTGGCGGTCTGTTCGGAAGGCCCCCTGCCCTATTGGCCCCGCATCGTGCAGGAGGGCAAGGCTGTGTGCGAAGGCATTGTCTTGGCTCGGGATCTGGCCACTGCTCCCGCCAATGTGGTCACGCCATCGCACATGGCTCAGGCAGCCGCCCGCATCGCTTCCCATCACGGCATGCGCTATGAGGTCGTGGATCTGGACCGGGCCAAGGAACTGGGCATGGGAGGTTTTGTGGCGGTGGCACAAGGCTCTCGAGAGCCGGCTCGGTTCATCATCTTGGAACACTGCCCTCAGGGTCTCGAGAATCAGCCTCCCTTCGTGCTCGTGGGCAAGGGGATCACCTTTGACACGGGAGGTATTTCCATCAAGCCGGCAGCCAAGATGGAAGAGATGAAACACGACATGGCCGGGGCTGCCACCGTTTTGGGAACCATGGACGCCATCGGGCACTTGCACATTCCTCGGCGTGTGCTCGCCCTCATGCCCTGTACCGAAAACATGCCGGACGGCCGAGCGTATAAGCCCGGCGATGTGGTCACAACCCACGCGGGACTCACAGTGGAAGTCATCTCGACGGATGCCGAAGGGCGCATGATTTTGTGCGATGCCTTGAGCTACGCCAAGCAGTTTGAGCCGGTGGCCATGGTGGATTTGGCCACGCTCACGGGCGCCTGCGTCATCGCCCTCGGCGATCGTGTGGCGGGTCTTCTGGGAAACCATGAGGGATTCATGCGGGCCATTCAAGAAATCGGCACGCCTTTAGGGGAGTTGTTTTGGCCTTTGCCGCTTTATGATTTTTATTTCGAGGACATCAAGAGCGATGTGGCGGACATCAAGAACGTAGGGAATCGCAAGGCTGGCACCATTATCGGCGCCATGTTTCTCAAGCAGTTCGTGCCGGACACCGTTCCCTGGGCCCATGTGGACATTGCCGGAACCGTGTGGGCCGACAAAGACTTGGGCTGGATTCCCAAAGGGGCGACCGGGTTCGGGGTGCGCACCTTGGTGTCTTTGGTGCAGACCTGGAAGGCCACAAAGGAGGTAGAACGGTGA